A single genomic interval of Musa acuminata AAA Group cultivar baxijiao chromosome BXJ3-4, Cavendish_Baxijiao_AAA, whole genome shotgun sequence harbors:
- the LOC103980149 gene encoding LOB domain-containing protein 41, with the protein MRMSCNGCRVLRKGCSDDCSIRPCLRWIKSPESQANATVFLAKFYGRAGLMNLINAGPDHLRPAIFRSLLYEACGRIVNPIYGSVGLLLSGSWQLTQAAVEAVLKGAPIVQIPSETAASTPTPPLKAYDIRHISKDPGAGGCARAAAELHKVNKAGSRFKRSGAKAARPAAIHPLEFHESTGSDSTEPAADAGVGEGGDEECQVEESMSSADIAEASSHVSQGEPDRAEAEEDDEVGLELTLGSGPFSRSHRDEARRVHDPDACTTDLGLAS; encoded by the exons ATGAGGATGAGCTGCAACGGTTGTCGGGTGCTGCGAAAGGGGTGCAGCGACGACTGCAGCATCAGGCCCTGCCTGCGGTGGATCAAGAGCCCCGAGTCCCAGGCCAACGCCACCGTCTTCCTCGCCAAGTTCTACGGCCGCGCCGGCCTCATGAACCTCATCAACGCCGGCCCCGACCACCTCCGCCCTG CGATATTCCGGTCTCTTCTGTACGAGGCTTGCGGCCGGATCGTCAATCCGATCTACGGCTCCGTGGGCCTGCTGTTGTCGGGAAGTTGGCAGCTCACCCAGGCTGCGGTGGAGGCGGTGCTCAAGGGCGCCCCCATCGTCCAGATCCCGTCCGAGACGGCGGCATCCACCCCGACCCCGCCGCTCAAGGCCTACGACATCCGGCACATCTCCAAGGACCCCGGAGCCGGCGGCTGCGCTCGTGCGGCCGCCGAGCTACACAAGGTCAACAAGGCTGGCTCCCGGTTCAAGCGCTCCGGCGCCAAGGCCGCCCGTCCGGCCGCCATCCATCCTCTGGAATTCCACGAGTCCACGGGCAGCGACTCGACCGAGCCGGCGGCCGATGCCGGCGTGGGCGAAGGAGGGGACGAAGAGTGCCAGGTGGAGGAGAGCATGTCCTCGGCGGACATAGCGGAGGCGTCGTCCCACGTGAGCCAAGGCGAGCCTGACCGGGCCGAGGCCGAGGAGGACGACGAGGTGGGTCTGGAGCTCACCCTCGGGTCGGGACCGTTCTCCCGGTCGCATCGAGACGAGGCGCGGCGCGTCCACGACCCGGACGCGTGCACGACCGATCTCGGCCTGGCGTCGTAG